Proteins from a genomic interval of Nitrosomonas sp.:
- a CDS encoding DUF1538 domain-containing protein, which translates to MTWADTILETLVATLGDVLPIALALFGFQFFVLRRPIANLRRVLFGFLFVLLGLTLFLVGLDRALFPIGRLMATQLTTPEFLRGNLPEVALAWTDYYWVLIFAFLIGFATTLAEPALIAVALKAGEVSGGAIHPISLRLAVAIGVALGITVGVFRIITGLPIQWFIVTAYIIVVLQTWCAPRIIIPLAFDSGGVATSTVTVPIIAALGLGLAEAVPGRNPLTDGFGLIAFACLFPIMTVMAYAQIAEYLAKRLKRNGQPDK; encoded by the coding sequence ATGACCTGGGCAGATACGATCCTGGAAACACTGGTGGCCACACTGGGTGATGTATTGCCAATTGCTTTGGCGCTGTTTGGTTTTCAGTTCTTTGTTTTGCGCCGCCCTATTGCAAACTTGCGACGGGTATTGTTTGGATTCCTGTTCGTACTGCTTGGTTTGACACTGTTCCTGGTAGGACTGGATCGTGCGTTATTTCCGATTGGCAGGCTAATGGCAACACAATTAACTACGCCCGAATTTCTACGCGGCAACCTACCGGAAGTTGCACTAGCCTGGACAGACTATTATTGGGTATTGATTTTCGCCTTTTTGATTGGTTTTGCCACCACGCTTGCTGAACCCGCCTTAATCGCGGTTGCGCTCAAGGCAGGCGAGGTATCCGGCGGGGCAATTCACCCAATCTCACTCCGACTGGCCGTGGCAATAGGAGTGGCACTGGGTATTACTGTGGGCGTATTTCGCATTATTACCGGGTTGCCAATTCAGTGGTTCATCGTTACCGCCTACATCATCGTGGTGTTACAAACCTGGTGCGCACCCAGAATAATTATCCCGCTTGCATTTGATTCAGGTGGCGTGGCAACCTCGACTGTTACGGTGCCAATTATCGCCGCATTGGGACTGGGCCTGGCCGAGGCGGTACCCGGACGCAACCCGCTGACAGACGGATTTGGTCTGATTGCTTTTGCTTGCCTCTTTCCAATTATGACCGTGATGGCCTATGCACAAATTGCCGAGTATCTCGCCAAACGGTTGAAAAGAAATGGCCAGCCCGATAAATGA
- a CDS encoding P-II family nitrogen regulator, translating to MHFKLIITFLDDCQTERVMEAARRAGATGATIISSARGEGMDRVKTFLGLSLETQRDVVMLLVEEHLSRAIMETIAEVGQFDATAGTGIAFQIDVEDAVGVAHQIEKLTTVIEEKI from the coding sequence ATGCATTTCAAGTTAATCATCACGTTTCTGGATGACTGCCAAACCGAACGGGTAATGGAGGCAGCGCGCAGGGCCGGCGCTACAGGCGCAACCATCATTTCCAGCGCGCGTGGCGAAGGCATGGACAGGGTCAAGACTTTTTTGGGTCTTTCCCTGGAAACGCAGCGTGATGTCGTCATGCTTCTGGTTGAAGAACATCTTTCCAGAGCCATCATGGAAACAATCGCGGAGGTGGGCCAGTTTGATGCGACAGCAGGTACGGGTATCGCTTTTCAGATCGATGTCGAAGACGCTGTGGGAGTAGCGCACCAGATTGAAAAACTGACAACTGTGATAGAGGAAAAAATATGA
- a CDS encoding long-chain N-acyl amino acid synthase, with amino-acid sequence MQIETNKPATNLNLKEIPYQNQNPYFKNRFPSYPKPSNLNYRLSENSSNKHLSKIETDCLLETAGFSIHLVSSFKQRIKASTLIKRMYATRGYQTESTSVFSDSPNQYTFEARNDHQLLGTLTLTIDSDSGLLADQLYKNEIDAFRNAGKNVCEVSKLAFTPNTSSKQIFAALFHIAYLYARFLHGVEAAFIEINPRHVRFYKSTLGFNQIGDQRTCPRVDAPAILLGLDLNHMKDQIAQRAGLNPEDKGKLIYPHFLVPRIASQVLNKIIQMHSTVRRSGDGIQPLDMPFHAVNSGIRSAAEQ; translated from the coding sequence ATGCAGATCGAAACGAATAAGCCTGCCACAAACTTAAATCTGAAAGAAATTCCGTACCAAAATCAAAACCCCTACTTCAAAAATCGTTTTCCTTCATACCCAAAGCCGTCGAATCTCAACTATCGGCTTTCAGAAAATTCCAGCAATAAACATCTCTCCAAGATTGAAACAGACTGCTTGCTGGAAACCGCCGGCTTCAGTATCCATCTGGTCAGTTCTTTCAAGCAGCGCATCAAAGCCAGCACACTCATCAAGCGCATGTATGCCACTCGTGGTTATCAGACAGAGAGTACTTCTGTTTTTTCAGATAGTCCTAATCAGTACACCTTTGAAGCCCGCAACGATCACCAACTTCTGGGTACGTTAACGTTGACAATTGATTCAGACAGTGGTCTGCTTGCTGACCAGCTGTATAAAAATGAAATTGATGCTTTTCGTAACGCAGGCAAAAATGTATGTGAGGTATCCAAGCTTGCTTTCACTCCCAATACCAGCTCAAAGCAAATTTTTGCCGCTTTGTTTCATATTGCTTATCTGTATGCCCGTTTCCTTCATGGCGTTGAAGCTGCGTTTATCGAAATCAATCCTCGCCACGTTCGCTTCTATAAGAGTACATTGGGATTCAACCAAATTGGTGACCAGCGCACTTGTCCACGCGTCGATGCACCCGCAATTCTGCTTGGTCTCGACCTGAATCACATGAAAGATCAGATAGCGCAACGCGCTGGGCTGAATCCAGAGGATAAGGGTAAATTAATCTACCCACACTTCCTTGTCCCGCGAATAGCCAGTCAAGTGCTTAATAAGATTATTCAGATGCACTCTACAGTAAGACGATCTGGCGATGGAATCCAGCCACTGGATATGCCCTTTCATGCTGTCAATTCAGGAATTCGGAGTGCTGCTGAACAATGA
- a CDS encoding phosphocholine cytidylyltransferase family protein, producing MLRKAIILSAGQGRRLLPLTESTPKCLLSVSGKPVVAWQVDALLAAGFDEIVVVSGFQIDQVERLLSERYQDIPGVKAKFNPFYEVADNLASCWIAREEMNTDFLLLNGDTLIDSALLAGVLNNEASPITLCIDFKEEFDEDDMKVQLDTQGGVRQVSKKLSAPETDAESIGMICFRGEGARVFRTTIEQALRDPANLRSWYLAIIDQLAKTGIVGSHSVAGCRWCEIDYLHDLQKARKYFPTEKQSSEGHDALDPDMRHQAAPL from the coding sequence ATGCTTCGTAAAGCTATTATTCTCAGTGCAGGACAGGGCAGACGCCTATTACCATTGACAGAAAGTACCCCCAAATGCCTGCTATCGGTATCGGGAAAACCCGTAGTCGCATGGCAGGTTGATGCCCTGCTTGCGGCTGGGTTTGATGAGATTGTAGTAGTGAGTGGCTTTCAGATCGACCAAGTTGAGAGGCTCTTGTCTGAGCGGTATCAGGATATTCCGGGCGTGAAAGCAAAATTTAATCCTTTTTACGAAGTAGCGGATAATCTTGCCAGCTGCTGGATAGCCCGTGAGGAAATGAACACCGATTTTTTACTCCTGAATGGAGATACATTAATCGACAGCGCCTTACTGGCTGGTGTATTGAATAACGAGGCATCACCCATTACACTTTGCATTGATTTCAAGGAAGAATTTGACGAAGATGATATGAAAGTCCAGCTTGATACCCAAGGGGGGGTCAGGCAGGTCAGCAAAAAACTATCCGCACCTGAAACTGATGCGGAATCAATTGGGATGATTTGTTTTCGCGGGGAAGGCGCTCGAGTCTTCCGCACAACAATTGAGCAAGCGTTGCGCGACCCAGCCAATCTCAGATCGTGGTATCTGGCAATTATAGACCAGCTAGCCAAAACAGGCATAGTCGGCAGTCATTCAGTGGCAGGCTGTCGCTGGTGTGAAATTGATTATTTGCACGATCTACAGAAAGCAAGAAAATATTTTCCGACTGAAAAACAATCTTCGGAAGGACATGATGCTTTGGATCCTGATATGCGTCATCAAGCGGCCCCGTTATGA
- a CDS encoding DUF1538 domain-containing protein, translated as MKASIYVFLISLLRSGRDLLPIVGVISLFQLFVLQQAPPDIANLIFGSLLVVVGLTLFIYGLEMGLFPIGESMAHAFAQKGSVPWLLAFAFALGFGTTIAEPALIAVTGEAGVMAVRAGFVIDTPQAAEDYAMGLRLTVALAVGTAVVLGVIRIIKGWPIHHFIIGGYLLIIVMTLFAPVEIIGIAYDSGGVTTSTITVPLVTALGVGLASSIRGRNPMVDGFGIIAFASLTPIIFVMAYGIILS; from the coding sequence TTGAAAGCCTCCATTTATGTGTTTCTGATTTCGTTATTACGCAGTGGAAGAGATTTACTGCCCATTGTTGGAGTCATCTCTTTGTTTCAATTATTTGTGCTGCAACAAGCGCCGCCTGATATTGCCAACCTGATATTTGGCAGTTTGCTGGTTGTCGTGGGGTTAACTTTGTTTATTTACGGCTTAGAAATGGGGTTGTTTCCAATTGGCGAGAGCATGGCGCATGCATTTGCCCAGAAGGGAAGTGTGCCGTGGTTGCTGGCATTTGCTTTTGCACTCGGTTTTGGTACCACAATAGCGGAGCCAGCCCTAATCGCAGTTACCGGTGAAGCTGGCGTAATGGCGGTACGAGCGGGTTTTGTTATAGATACGCCGCAAGCAGCTGAGGACTATGCCATGGGTTTACGTTTGACGGTTGCGCTGGCAGTGGGCACCGCAGTTGTTTTAGGCGTCATTCGTATCATCAAAGGCTGGCCGATTCATCATTTTATTATCGGAGGCTATCTACTGATCATTGTGATGACCTTATTTGCACCAGTAGAAATTATTGGTATTGCCTATGATTCTGGCGGGGTCACTACTTCTACCATTACCGTACCCCTGGTCACCGCATTGGGTGTGGGACTGGCTTCATCTATCCGTGGGCGGAATCCGATGGTGGATGGTTTTGGTATTATCGCTTTCGCATCATTAACACCCATCATTTTTGTTATGGCTTACGGGATAATTCTGTCATGA
- the rpsO gene encoding 30S ribosomal protein S15: MAVTTEQKAQVVHEYQRVAGDTGSPEVQVALLTNRINGLIDHFKKHVKDHHSRRGLLRMVSQRRRLLDYLKSKNNSSYQTLIERLGLRK; this comes from the coding sequence ATGGCAGTAACAACTGAACAAAAAGCACAAGTTGTGCATGAGTATCAACGAGTCGCCGGCGATACGGGCTCGCCGGAGGTGCAGGTGGCACTTTTGACAAATCGCATCAATGGCCTGATTGACCATTTCAAGAAGCATGTCAAAGACCATCATTCCCGCCGTGGGTTGCTGCGCATGGTTAGCCAGCGGCGTAGGTTGCTTGATTACTTGAAATCAAAAAATAATAGCAGCTATCAAACTTTGATCGAAAGACTTGGATTAAGAAAATAA
- a CDS encoding fatty acid desaturase: MTDPNLLPGFPLYEARALVRDLMKPNPFIYWSDFLLNNITGWIALVTALQSPTWSIWQIGAFLIAVFAFYRAAIFVHELTHLERGTFRFFRLVWNLTCGIPFMIPSFTYDGVHYEHHKPGVYGTSKDGEYLPFATQRPLMMVGYVWLSLLLPLLLVIRFLVLTPISYMSPAIRKIVWERASSLTINPAYQRGQDTVRNDQNWRLQEFATFLFAVTVITSVLLGFLPYQLLVLWYAIAAMVFIFNSLRTLAAHAYRHNDDLPLTLVEQYKDSINVPGGWLTALWAPVGLRYHATHHLFMSMPYHNLGEAQRRLSQAFQDNPEIQQTSRRGLWSALGHIWQEASRSSLNKKTVKQE; this comes from the coding sequence ATGACCGACCCTAACTTACTACCTGGTTTCCCTCTATATGAAGCGCGCGCACTGGTGCGTGATCTGATGAAACCCAATCCATTCATCTACTGGTCAGATTTTTTATTAAATAATATTACAGGCTGGATAGCGCTCGTCACAGCATTGCAGTCACCCACGTGGTCAATCTGGCAGATCGGAGCTTTTCTCATCGCGGTATTTGCTTTCTATCGTGCCGCTATTTTTGTGCATGAGCTTACTCATCTCGAACGAGGTACGTTCCGGTTCTTTCGGCTGGTATGGAATCTTACCTGTGGAATACCTTTCATGATTCCGTCGTTTACTTATGATGGCGTCCACTATGAGCATCATAAACCAGGAGTCTATGGCACCAGCAAAGATGGGGAGTATCTGCCCTTTGCCACACAACGCCCACTAATGATGGTTGGTTATGTATGGCTGTCCTTGCTGCTACCCTTGTTACTGGTAATACGTTTTTTAGTACTAACACCCATATCGTATATGAGTCCGGCAATTCGCAAAATTGTCTGGGAACGCGCATCTTCACTAACCATCAACCCCGCTTATCAGCGCGGTCAAGACACGGTTCGTAACGATCAGAATTGGCGCTTGCAGGAATTCGCAACCTTTCTGTTTGCTGTTACCGTCATCACCAGTGTATTGCTGGGTTTTTTACCCTATCAGCTACTGGTGCTTTGGTACGCAATTGCTGCCATGGTTTTCATTTTTAACTCCCTTCGTACACTCGCCGCTCATGCCTATCGACATAATGATGATCTCCCTCTAACCCTGGTTGAACAATACAAAGATTCCATCAACGTGCCCGGAGGTTGGTTAACTGCGCTATGGGCACCGGTAGGATTACGCTATCACGCTACTCACCATCTTTTCATGAGCATGCCTTACCATAATCTGGGTGAAGCACAAAGACGCTTATCCCAGGCATTCCAGGACAACCCGGAGATTCAGCAAACCAGTCGTCGTGGTTTGTGGAGCGCTCTTGGCCATATTTGGCAGGAAGCTTCACGCTCGTCGCTCAACAAGAAAACCGTCAAGCAGGAATAA
- a CDS encoding 2,3-bisphosphoglycerate-dependent phosphoglycerate mutase, with protein sequence MPGNQVLTRLVLLRHGQSIWNHEGRFTGWSDVALSARGETEAKQAGNILKQCGFTFDACFTSELKRAQHTLALIQSVMQLDQLKIYQDWRLNERHYGALEGLRRLEAVRKFGIWPILDCQLRSHATPPLLAAGDPRAPANQARYASIEHTSLPLAESLLQTLNRVQPLWQDIILPEIRQGKQLLIVSHKNLLKTLAMQLEELTSWQAIRLHIATGKPLCYDLNNQLKPIRRYYLTTPDNQSFRT encoded by the coding sequence ATGCCAGGAAATCAGGTCTTAACTCGCCTGGTGCTGTTGCGTCATGGTCAGAGTATCTGGAATCATGAAGGGCGTTTCACAGGCTGGAGCGATGTTGCCCTCAGCGCGCGCGGAGAAACCGAAGCCAAACAGGCGGGGAACATCCTCAAACAATGCGGGTTTACTTTTGATGCTTGTTTTACTTCAGAACTCAAACGCGCACAACACACCCTGGCACTGATTCAGTCTGTTATGCAGCTTGATCAACTCAAGATTTACCAGGATTGGCGACTGAATGAACGCCATTACGGAGCACTGGAAGGTTTGCGCCGTCTTGAAGCTGTCAGGAAATTTGGTATCTGGCCAATTCTGGACTGCCAGCTACGTTCTCACGCCACGCCACCTTTGCTGGCAGCGGGAGACCCACGCGCGCCAGCTAATCAGGCACGCTATGCATCTATAGAGCACACATCCTTACCGCTGGCTGAAAGCCTGCTTCAGACCTTGAACAGAGTACAGCCCTTGTGGCAGGACATCATTCTCCCAGAAATACGTCAGGGTAAACAACTGCTCATCGTTTCTCACAAAAATTTACTAAAGACACTAGCGATGCAACTGGAAGAACTGACGTCCTGGCAGGCAATACGACTTCATATCGCGACAGGAAAACCGCTATGCTACGACCTCAACAATCAGTTAAAGCCCATTCGGCGTTATTATTTGACTACACCAGATAACCAGTCATTCCGTACATAA
- the lpxK gene encoding tetraacyldisaccharide 4'-kinase, with translation MNWSELYWHRITPLHLLLWPASLLYIVFQTIRRYLYRRAILTAVKITVPVIVIDSITANNTEKSPILIWVINLLKSYGLRPAIIGRGYPDNYHRPMAVTNAGNARLTGDESLLLSNMLHQSCPIWIGYDRIEVAKALLQTHPECNVLVCNDGLQDLRLHRDTEVIVVNTNHVNFGNGLIMPAGPLRDRLSRLKNADAVLTAESRQQVPDVGRRARVFRFDLQEQKYVNLMQPILAANINELNEKRIYAIATETNAQRFVDNLKFLKAALTIKTFPAEHKFTQKDFELDNVQMILMPWEDAVKCLGINDARIWYPWQECQIEPGLREVILQRLREKFMDPKLLDILVCPLCKGPLIYKKDNQELICKPDRLAYSIRDGIPVMLEDEARAIPPEEDIK, from the coding sequence ATGAACTGGTCTGAGCTGTACTGGCACCGCATCACACCGCTCCACTTGCTGCTGTGGCCGGCCAGCCTGCTCTATATAGTATTTCAGACAATCCGCCGCTATTTATACCGGCGAGCTATATTGACCGCCGTTAAGATTACGGTACCGGTTATCGTGATTGATAGTATCACTGCTAACAATACCGAAAAATCACCTATCCTGATCTGGGTAATCAATCTACTGAAAAGCTACGGTCTACGTCCTGCCATTATTGGTCGTGGTTATCCCGATAATTATCATCGGCCAATGGCAGTTACAAACGCGGGCAATGCCAGGTTGACTGGAGACGAGTCGCTACTGCTTTCCAATATGCTTCACCAATCCTGTCCAATATGGATTGGTTACGACCGTATCGAAGTAGCAAAAGCGCTGCTACAGACGCACCCAGAATGCAACGTTTTGGTATGTAATGACGGTTTGCAGGATTTACGCCTGCATCGTGATACCGAAGTTATTGTAGTCAACACTAATCATGTCAATTTCGGTAACGGCTTGATTATGCCAGCAGGTCCTCTACGCGACAGACTGTCCCGTCTGAAAAATGCAGATGCAGTGTTAACAGCGGAAAGCAGACAGCAAGTTCCTGATGTGGGTAGACGGGCCAGAGTATTCCGGTTTGATCTGCAGGAACAAAAATATGTCAACCTAATGCAGCCAATATTGGCTGCCAATATAAACGAATTAAATGAAAAGCGTATTTACGCCATAGCGACTGAAACGAATGCTCAGCGTTTTGTGGATAACTTGAAGTTCCTGAAAGCAGCTCTGACCATAAAAACCTTTCCTGCCGAGCACAAATTCACTCAAAAAGATTTTGAGCTCGATAATGTACAAATGATTCTAATGCCATGGGAGGATGCAGTAAAATGCCTGGGTATCAACGATGCGAGAATCTGGTACCCTTGGCAGGAATGCCAGATAGAACCCGGTTTGCGAGAAGTCATTTTACAGAGATTAAGAGAAAAATTTATGGATCCTAAACTGCTGGATATTCTTGTTTGTCCGCTCTGCAAAGGGCCGCTTATTTACAAGAAAGATAACCAGGAATTAATCTGCAAACCCGATCGTCTGGCTTATTCTATTCGGGACGGCATTCCCGTTATGCTCGAAGATGAAGCAAGAGCGATACCACCAGAAGAAGACATTAAATAA
- a CDS encoding HIT family protein — MKTLNTTMQKFGAPDSIIQQFSYWSVLLRPAQTTLGALVLIAHEPVQTFSALSATSFAELQLVTGQIESALKKAFQYDKLNYLMLMMIDPDVHFHVIPRYAQNQQFNGLVFVDTGWPGQPTLDRINPTDAATNQLLRERLLSCWG; from the coding sequence ATGAAAACTCTTAATACCACCATGCAGAAATTCGGCGCACCGGATAGCATTATCCAACAGTTTTCATACTGGAGCGTATTGCTGCGCCCAGCGCAGACAACACTGGGCGCATTGGTATTGATCGCGCACGAGCCTGTTCAGACTTTCTCGGCACTAAGCGCCACAAGTTTTGCAGAATTGCAACTTGTAACAGGTCAAATCGAATCAGCGCTGAAAAAGGCATTTCAGTACGACAAACTTAATTACCTTATGTTAATGATGATTGACCCTGACGTACACTTTCATGTTATTCCCCGTTACGCACAAAACCAGCAATTCAACGGGTTGGTATTTGTTGATACCGGCTGGCCAGGGCAACCAACACTTGATAGGATCAATCCAACTGACGCCGCTACCAATCAACTGCTCAGGGAAAGACTCCTGTCCTGCTGGGGATGA
- a CDS encoding CBS domain-containing protein, giving the protein MTTGKPVRVGKVMQHHFDLVEGIATVADALKNMRYPDTGAMIVNKRHVDDEYGIVMLSDIARKVLAKDCSPTRINIYEIMSKPVLSVSAQMDIRYCARLFDRFGLSLAPVIENGEVTGIVSYNNMVIEGMLGEWLQDKLKR; this is encoded by the coding sequence ATGACTACTGGTAAACCAGTGCGTGTTGGCAAAGTCATGCAGCACCATTTTGATCTTGTGGAGGGAATTGCCACCGTTGCTGATGCACTCAAAAATATGCGTTACCCGGATACCGGCGCGATGATTGTCAACAAACGGCACGTTGATGATGAATACGGTATCGTCATGCTGTCCGATATTGCCAGGAAGGTGCTGGCAAAAGACTGCTCCCCAACACGAATCAATATTTACGAAATCATGTCCAAACCGGTTCTGTCGGTATCAGCACAGATGGATATCCGCTATTGTGCACGTCTTTTCGACCGGTTTGGCCTGTCGCTGGCACCGGTCATTGAAAATGGTGAAGTCACTGGCATAGTCAGTTATAACAATATGGTGATCGAGGGCATGCTGGGTGAGTGGCTGCAGGATAAGCTCAAACGGTGA
- a CDS encoding cysteine desulfurase, translating to MTDSATQVYFDHNATTAVDEAAVAAMLPYFQGNYGNPSSSHAYGLRAHRAIEKAREQVALAVGATPSQVIFTSGGSEANNLFIRGVADSITPATLLVSAVEHPCVLRPSQALAWRTSEKWQLHELAVKETGDVDANAAIAALSRIKPAMVSMMLANNETGVIQPVAAVAEAAAALGIWIHTDAVQAFAKIPVNFAELGVHAMTVSSHKIYGPKGVAALIIDQGLPLKPLIYGGGHENGLRSGTENVPAIVGFGVACELAASRMTKLATHTRILRDQMEQGLLSMGAIIFGEGAQRLPNTTYFALPDIEGDTLVVQLNKAGFAVASGAACSSATPGKSHVLESMQIDPMLARCAVRISFGITNTSQQVTDFLSSIKQIVDQLKRLSAIFGAESTQTITPDQSLTR from the coding sequence ATGACCGATTCAGCGACGCAAGTTTACTTTGACCATAACGCCACCACCGCTGTGGATGAGGCTGCCGTGGCTGCCATGCTACCTTATTTCCAAGGAAATTATGGTAACCCGTCCAGCAGTCATGCCTATGGTCTGCGAGCTCATCGCGCAATTGAAAAGGCGCGCGAACAAGTAGCATTAGCTGTAGGCGCCACGCCTTCACAGGTGATTTTTACCAGCGGAGGATCGGAAGCAAACAACCTCTTTATTCGCGGCGTAGCAGATAGCATCACACCCGCTACGCTCCTCGTCAGTGCTGTGGAACACCCTTGCGTTCTCCGTCCTTCGCAGGCGTTAGCCTGGAGAACCAGCGAAAAATGGCAGCTGCATGAACTTGCTGTCAAAGAAACTGGAGATGTGGATGCAAATGCAGCCATTGCAGCATTGTCACGAATCAAACCCGCAATGGTATCCATGATGCTGGCCAACAATGAAACTGGCGTGATTCAACCGGTTGCAGCTGTTGCTGAAGCGGCCGCCGCACTAGGTATATGGATACATACCGATGCGGTACAGGCATTTGCCAAAATCCCAGTAAACTTCGCAGAATTGGGTGTGCACGCTATGACCGTATCTTCACACAAGATTTATGGGCCAAAAGGTGTGGCAGCACTGATTATTGACCAGGGATTACCGCTCAAGCCGCTGATTTATGGTGGTGGACATGAGAATGGATTGCGCTCCGGTACGGAAAATGTACCTGCCATTGTTGGGTTCGGTGTCGCCTGCGAACTGGCCGCATCCAGAATGACGAAACTAGCTACCCACACTCGCATCTTGCGTGATCAGATGGAACAGGGTCTGCTCTCAATGGGAGCCATCATTTTTGGTGAGGGCGCACAACGCCTGCCCAATACGACCTACTTTGCGCTGCCTGATATTGAAGGCGATACTTTAGTTGTCCAACTGAACAAGGCTGGATTTGCAGTTGCAAGTGGAGCGGCCTGTTCCAGTGCGACACCAGGGAAAAGCCACGTACTGGAATCGATGCAAATTGATCCCATGTTAGCGCGCTGTGCAGTACGGATAAGTTTTGGTATCACCAATACCAGTCAGCAAGTAACCGATTTTTTATCATCGATCAAACAGATTGTCGACCAGCTGAAACGTCTGAGTGCGATATTCGGAGCAGAATCAACGCAGACAATTACACCCGATCAATCATTAACCAGATAA